The Parvibaculaceae bacterium PLY_AMNH_Bact1 genome window below encodes:
- a CDS encoding sulfite exporter TauE/SafE family protein (Derived by automated computational analysis using gene prediction method: Protein Homology.), giving the protein MSDVLALFSNATLPVADMALAAAAIFFAGALRAFVGFGFALAGVPLLAMTVGPAAAVPMILALEIMSGLQMLPKVRKVADWRAIWLILPAALIAAPFGIYLLDVLDADSLRLLIALALLGAVALMASGLQIPAKVPLPVSLGIGGASGLLAGSTAMAGPPVLLYFIGRAGTPEAARASMFMYFSLTGAITLGFGFASGIVELSTMLLTLMLSPALFLSNVIGSWAFHATGDHHYRPIALGLLTIIALATLVQAVTN; this is encoded by the coding sequence TTGTCAGATGTTCTCGCGCTCTTCTCCAATGCTACCTTGCCAGTTGCAGACATGGCCCTGGCCGCTGCGGCAATCTTCTTCGCGGGCGCACTGCGGGCTTTTGTGGGGTTTGGCTTTGCGCTCGCAGGCGTGCCCCTGCTTGCCATGACCGTGGGCCCTGCCGCCGCTGTGCCCATGATCCTGGCGCTGGAAATCATGAGCGGCCTGCAAATGCTCCCCAAAGTGCGCAAGGTCGCAGACTGGCGCGCCATCTGGCTCATCCTGCCTGCGGCCCTCATCGCCGCCCCCTTTGGTATCTACCTGTTGGATGTACTTGATGCCGACAGCCTGCGCCTTCTGATCGCGCTAGCGCTCTTGGGCGCAGTGGCCCTCATGGCAAGTGGCTTGCAGATTCCGGCAAAAGTGCCGCTCCCGGTCTCGCTCGGCATAGGCGGCGCGTCGGGCCTGCTTGCAGGCAGCACCGCCATGGCCGGGCCGCCGGTGCTTCTCTATTTCATCGGGCGTGCAGGCACGCCGGAAGCAGCGCGGGCTTCCATGTTCATGTATTTCTCCCTCACGGGGGCGATCACGCTGGGGTTCGGGTTTGCCTCCGGCATTGTCGAGCTGAGCACAATGCTGCTGACGCTCATGCTGAGCCCCGCTCTCTTCCTCTCCAACGTGATCGGAAGTTGGGCGTTCCACGCGACCGGCGATCACCATTACCGCCCGATTGCCCTCGGCCTCCTCACCATCATCGCTCTCGCAACATTGGTGCAGGCGGTGACTAATTAG
- a CDS encoding DUF488 domain-containing protein (Derived by automated computational analysis using gene prediction method: Protein Homology.) has protein sequence MLNTIGYEGADLEDFIQTLVEADVDTLVDIRERAQSRRKGFSKTALSERLAENGISYIHMRELGDPKEGREAARAGNWGKFRKVFQAVLKTDEAQSAISTITNLSRSQNTCLLCYERDEKTCHRKIVSEIIEKKLKRKTRHLGVGQFEREAA, from the coding sequence ATGTTGAACACCATTGGATATGAAGGCGCTGATCTTGAGGACTTCATTCAAACTCTAGTCGAGGCCGACGTGGACACCCTCGTCGATATTCGCGAAAGAGCTCAATCGCGCCGAAAAGGCTTCTCAAAGACTGCACTTAGCGAGCGCCTAGCAGAAAACGGAATCTCGTACATCCACATGCGTGAACTCGGCGACCCCAAAGAGGGTCGCGAGGCCGCAAGAGCTGGAAACTGGGGGAAATTCAGAAAAGTGTTCCAAGCGGTTTTGAAAACCGATGAAGCACAGTCTGCAATATCAACTATTACAAACCTTTCCAGATCCCAAAATACCTGCCTCCTTTGCTACGAACGGGACGAGAAGACTTGCCATCGTAAGATAGTTTCGGAAATAATCGAAAAGAAACTAAAACGAAAAACTCGCCATTTGGGAGTTGGGCAATTTGAGCGAGAGGCTGCGTAG